One Neomonachus schauinslandi chromosome 9, ASM220157v2, whole genome shotgun sequence DNA segment encodes these proteins:
- the LOC110583577 gene encoding LOW QUALITY PROTEIN: TOX high mobility group box family member 4-like (The sequence of the model RefSeq protein was modified relative to this genomic sequence to represent the inferred CDS: inserted 3 bases in 3 codons), with protein MEFPGGNDNYLTITGPSHPFLSGAETFHTPSLGDEEFEVPPISLDSDPSLAVSDVVGHFQDLADPSSSQDGSFSAQYGVQTLDMPVGMTHGLMEQGGGLLSGGLTMDLDHSIGTQYSAIPPVTFDVPMTDMTSGLMGHSQLTTTDQSELSSQLGLXLGGGTILPPDQSPEDCLSTTPSPTSSLHEDGVEDFRRQLPSQKTVVVEARKKQKAPKKRKKKGPNEPQKPVSAYALFFCDTQAAIKGQNPNATFGEVSKIVASMWDSLGEEQNQVYKRKTEAAKKEYLKALAAYKDNQECQATVETVELDPVPPSQTPSPPPMATVDPASPAPASTEPPALSPSIVVNSTLSSFVANQASSGXGSQPNITKLIITKQMLPSSITTSQGAMVTVIPATVVTSRGIQLGQTSTATIPPSQQAQIVPHSVLQAAAAAAASMHLPXPRIQTPPLQQMPQPPTQQQVTILQQPPPLQAMQQPPPQKVRISLQQQPPPLQIKIVPPPTLKMQTPLVPPAVESSPGRPMNNSPEAHTVEETSPETICETITDVVPEVESPSQMHVELVSGSPVTLSPQPRCVRPGCENPPVVSKDWDNEYRSNECAVKHCRDVFLAWVASRNSNTVVFVK; from the exons ATGGAGTTTCCCGGAGGAAATGACAATTACCTGACGATCACAGGGCCCTCGCACCCCTTCCTGTCAGGGGCCGAGACATTCCATACACCAAGCTTGGGAGATGAGGAATTTGAAGTCCCACCTATCTCCTTGGATTCTGATCCTTCACTGGCTGTCTCAGATGTGGTTGGCCACTTTCAGGACCTGGCAGACCCTTCCTCCTCTCAGGATGGCAGCTTTTCAGCCCAATATGGGGTCCAGACATTGGACATGCCTGTGGGCATGACCCATGGCTTGATGGAGCAGGGCGGCGGGCTCCTGAGTGGGGGCTTGACCATGGACTTGGACCATTCTATAGGAACTCAGTATAGTGCCATCCCACCTGTTACATTTGATGTACCAATGACAGACATGACATCTGGCTTGATGGGGCATAGCCAGTTGACCACCACTGATCAGTCAGAACTGAGTTCTCAACTTGGTT AGTTAGGGGGTGGCACCATCCTGCCACCTGACCAGTCACCTGAGGATTGTCTTTCAACCACCCCTTCACCTACTAGTTCACTTCATGAGGATGGTGTTGAGGATTTCCGGAGGCAACTTCCCAGCCAGAAGACAGTTGTGGTGGAAGCAAGAAAAAAGCAGAAGgccccaaagaagagaaaaaagaaaggtcctAATGAACCTCAGAAGCCAGTTTCAGCATATGCTTTATTCTTTTGTGATACACAGGCTGCCATTAAGGGACAGAATCCCAATGCCACTTTTGGGGAGGTTTCAAAAATTGTGGCCTCCATGTGGGATAGTCTTGGAGAGGAGCAAAACCAGGTGTACAAGAGGAAAACTGAAGCTGCCAAGAAAGAGTATTTGAAGGCTCTGGCTGCATATAAAGACAATCAAGAGTGTCaggccactgtggaaacagtagaATTGGATCCAGTGCCACCGTCACAGACACCTTCCCCACCTCCTATGGCTACTGTTGACCCAGCATCTCCAGCACCAGCCTCAACAGagccccctgccctgtccccttcCATTGTTGTTAACTCCACTCTTTCCTCCTTTGTGGCAAACCAGGCATCTTCTG CTGGGAGTCAGCCCAATATCACCAAGTTGATTATTACCAAACAGATGTTGCCCTCTTCTATTACTACGTCTCAAGGAGCGATGGTTACCGTTATCCCAGCCACAGTGGTGACCTCCCGGGGGATCCAACTAGGCCAAACCAGTACAGCCACTATCCCGCCCAGTCAACAAGCCCAAATTGTCCCTCACTCAGTGTTGCAGGCAGCGGCAGCAGCTGCTGCTTCTATGCACCTGC CACCCCGAATACAAACCCCTCCACTGCAACAGATGCCTCAGCCCCCCACTCAGCAGCAAGTGACCATTCTGCAGCAGCCTCCCCCACTGCAGGCCATGCAGCAGCCTCCACCTCAGAAAGTTCGGATCAGTTTACAGCAACAGCCACCTCCTCTGCAGATCAAGATTGTGCCTCCACCCACTCTGAAAATGCAGACGCCCTTAGTCCCACCAGCTGTGGAAAGTAGTCCTGGGCGGCCTATGAACAACAGCCCTGAGGCCCACACGGTGGAGGAAACCTCTCCTGAGACAATCTGTGAGACAATCACAGATGTAGTTCCTGAGGTTGAGTCTCCTTCTCAAATGCATGTTGAATTGGTGAGTGGGTCTCCCGTGACACTCTCACCCCAGCCTCGATGTGTGAGACCCGGTTGTGAGAACCCTCCTGTTGTGAGTAAGGACTGGGACAATGAATACCGCAGCAATGAATGTGCGGTGAAGCACTGCAGGGATGTCTTCTTGGCCTGGGTGGCCTCTAGAAATTCAAACACTGTGGTGTTTGTGAAGTAG